One window of the Zea mays cultivar B73 chromosome 3, Zm-B73-REFERENCE-NAM-5.0, whole genome shotgun sequence genome contains the following:
- the LOC109945243 gene encoding uncharacterized protein, which translates to MCSNHAPQLLATASNPCRMPPARYIAQPHRRCPFSQHAVVGSRCCYLHPSHSPCSTKMPPRSSTSGGCTLIVAAPCPSTRSPSVSPLAQQPRRLRALSARCLVKPVDSTSSTLAGCLLFLRSPIRDAVETRGPSDDDRASDVVPPTRCSWWMTQGRMDITSGCSPSEYPPPANTI; encoded by the exons ATGTGCAGCAACCACGCTCCGCAGCTCCTTGCAACAGCAAGCAATCCCTGCCGCATGCCACCTGCTCGATATATTGCGCAGCCACATCGTCGTTGCCCTTTCTCGCAGCACGCCGTCGTTGGTTCTAGGTGCTGCTACCTACATCCCTCGCACTCACCTTGCTCGACAAAAATGCCTCCCCGTTCGTCGACCTCGGGTGGCTGCACACTTATTGTCGCTGCCCCTTGTCCGTCAACACGCAGCCCCTCTGTTTCCCCATTAGCGCAGCAACCCCGACGTCTCCGCGCTCTGTCGGCTCGCTGTTTAGTGAAGCCAGTGGACAGCACGTCGTCGACGCTCGCCGGGTGTTTgctgtttttgcgcagccccATCCGCGACGCCGTCGAAACCC gtg gaccgagtgatgacgatcgtgcaagtgatgtggtgccacccacaagatgcagttggtggatgacccaaggaaggatggacataaccagtggatgctcgccaagcgagtaccctcccccagcaaacactatctaa